Proteins from one Embleya scabrispora genomic window:
- a CDS encoding DUF2470 domain-containing protein: MSVPTEANAGRTDVSSRRPRTAERARTLAAHAGSATLDLPGDREEHVIPAARAVEADGSLLLLVPGETAAVVLTSRDDTAAVLHLVDVAPVAVPHRVRAHCWIAGWLSIPTGPDAEHAAALLAEAAPDPTASERSGTVVRLEVGEVLVDDLWGTGHVEPDDYADAAPDPLAGHEAELLQHLAAAHGNDLYRLAIVAGAPACADRVAPVSLDRHGIRLRTGGPDRTCDVRFEFEHPVADPTELGGALRRLLHGVHGES, encoded by the coding sequence ATGTCTGTTCCCACCGAGGCCAACGCCGGGCGCACCGATGTCTCTTCCCGGCGGCCGCGCACCGCCGAGCGGGCCCGCACGCTGGCCGCCCACGCCGGGTCGGCCACGCTGGACCTGCCCGGCGACCGGGAGGAGCATGTGATCCCCGCCGCACGGGCCGTCGAGGCCGACGGCTCACTGCTGCTGCTCGTCCCCGGCGAGACCGCCGCGGTGGTGCTGACGTCCCGGGACGACACGGCCGCCGTGCTGCATCTGGTCGACGTCGCGCCGGTGGCCGTGCCGCACCGGGTCCGGGCGCACTGCTGGATCGCGGGCTGGCTGAGCATCCCCACCGGCCCCGACGCCGAGCACGCCGCCGCGCTGCTGGCCGAGGCGGCCCCCGACCCCACCGCCTCCGAGCGCTCCGGCACGGTCGTGCGCCTGGAGGTCGGTGAGGTGCTCGTCGACGACCTGTGGGGCACCGGTCACGTCGAGCCCGACGACTACGCCGACGCCGCGCCCGACCCGCTGGCCGGGCACGAAGCCGAACTGCTCCAACACCTGGCCGCGGCGCACGGCAACGACCTGTACCGGCTGGCGATCGTGGCCGGCGCGCCGGCCTGCGCGGACCGGGTCGCGCCGGTGTCGCTGGACCGACACGGCATCCGGCTGCGCACCGGCGGCCCGGACCGCACCTGTGACGTGCGCTTCGAATTCGAGCACCCGGTGGCCGACCCGACGGAGCTCGGCGGTGCGCTGCGCCGACTGCTGCACGGGGTCCACGGGGAGAGCTGA
- a CDS encoding threonine/serine ThrE exporter family protein has translation MSEQHARHEPDGSADEVGRAHPGPRAPWEPERPAAPRSGASPWQDRLRTQLRFSGHTASIPIVPAPEKPEAGPSVPRVLDLALRTGELLLASGEGGEDVEAAMLGITDAYGLERCQPNVTFVAITLSYQPSLVEPPVTGERVVRRRAVDYTRLDEAHQLVEAITRSELTLEEAYHRLADIRRNRHPYPRPLLLLSAGLIAAFASVMVGGGPIVAVAACVAALIGERLAQMLAERGVPEFYQFVLASMPAAAITVGMIKLGAGINPYAVVTGGLFALLPGRALVAAVQDGLTGFYITAAARLLEVFYLIVGIIVGISIVLYIGDQVGVKFTVEGTFNLNGNPRIVQLLAAGGVSLTFAVLVQVRRVLLPMAAAGGAVGWAVFQVLREAGAAPVLATAVATGLLGLLGQLLARWHGTSALPYVIPAIGPMLPGSAMYQGMLGLALGHTDSGWRSLVNAASLALALAAGVNVGSEAARFVLPSPPPRTGREMRPASKRTRGF, from the coding sequence GTGTCGGAGCAGCACGCGCGACACGAACCGGACGGATCGGCGGACGAGGTCGGCCGCGCCCATCCGGGCCCTCGTGCGCCCTGGGAGCCGGAGCGGCCGGCGGCGCCGCGATCCGGCGCGAGCCCGTGGCAGGACCGGCTGCGCACCCAGCTGCGGTTCAGCGGACACACCGCGAGCATCCCGATCGTGCCCGCCCCGGAGAAGCCCGAGGCCGGCCCCTCGGTCCCGCGCGTGCTCGATCTCGCGCTGCGCACCGGCGAGCTGCTGCTGGCCAGCGGCGAGGGCGGGGAGGACGTCGAGGCGGCGATGCTCGGCATCACCGACGCGTACGGCCTGGAACGCTGCCAACCCAATGTGACCTTCGTCGCGATCACCCTGTCCTACCAGCCATCCCTGGTCGAACCGCCGGTCACCGGCGAGCGGGTGGTGCGCCGCCGCGCCGTCGACTACACCCGGCTCGACGAGGCACACCAGCTGGTCGAGGCGATCACCCGATCCGAGTTGACCCTGGAGGAGGCGTACCACCGCCTCGCCGACATCCGCCGCAACCGACACCCCTACCCGCGCCCGCTGCTGCTGCTGTCCGCCGGGCTGATCGCGGCCTTCGCGAGCGTGATGGTCGGCGGCGGACCGATCGTGGCCGTCGCGGCCTGCGTCGCGGCGCTGATCGGCGAGCGGTTGGCGCAGATGCTCGCCGAGCGCGGCGTCCCGGAGTTCTACCAGTTCGTGCTCGCCTCGATGCCGGCCGCCGCGATCACGGTGGGAATGATCAAACTCGGCGCGGGGATCAACCCGTACGCCGTGGTCACCGGCGGGCTGTTCGCGCTGTTGCCGGGGCGGGCCCTGGTCGCCGCCGTACAGGACGGACTGACCGGCTTCTACATCACCGCCGCGGCCCGGTTGCTGGAGGTCTTCTACCTGATCGTCGGCATCATCGTGGGCATCTCGATCGTGCTGTACATCGGCGACCAGGTGGGCGTGAAGTTCACCGTCGAGGGGACCTTCAACCTCAACGGCAACCCCCGCATCGTGCAACTCCTCGCGGCGGGCGGGGTGTCGTTGACCTTCGCGGTGCTGGTCCAGGTGCGTCGGGTGCTGCTGCCGATGGCGGCGGCGGGCGGGGCGGTCGGCTGGGCGGTGTTCCAGGTGCTGCGCGAGGCGGGCGCGGCGCCGGTCCTGGCCACGGCGGTGGCCACCGGGCTGCTCGGACTGCTCGGACAGTTGCTCGCCCGCTGGCACGGGACGTCGGCGCTGCCGTACGTGATCCCGGCGATCGGCCCGATGTTGCCGGGCAGCGCGATGTATCAGGGCATGCTCGGGCTGGCCCTCGGCCACACGGACAGCGGCTGGCGCAGCCTGGTGAACGCGGCGTCCCTGGCCCTGGCGCTCGCGGCGGGCGTCAACGTCGGCTCCGAGGCGGCCCGCTTCGTCCTGCCCTCGCCCCCGCCCCGCACCGGCCGGGAGATGCGGCCGGCGTCGAAGCGCACGCGAGGCTTCTGA
- a CDS encoding NAD-dependent epimerase/dehydratase family protein produces the protein MAVTGAAGRIGEVLRRGLRADVERLVLLDLVPLRAEGPGEEVHTVDLLDPPGLEGAFAGVDAVVHLGGIAEEAPLPDLVRANILGTHNVLEAARRADVPRVVLAGSNRVTGFHPVGRQIGPDDPVRPDGLYGMSKVAVEALGQLYADKFGLSVLCLRIGSFEPEPVEPRHLATWLSPRDCVGFVRAALAAPAGGGFTAVYAVSANARRFWALPTPAELAYTPVDDAERYAARIPGADAPADPAAPQAGAMALPEFTLRHLRP, from the coding sequence GTGGCTGTCACCGGGGCGGCCGGGCGGATCGGGGAGGTGCTTCGGCGCGGGTTGCGTGCCGACGTGGAGCGGCTGGTCCTGCTCGACCTCGTGCCGTTGCGCGCCGAGGGGCCGGGGGAGGAGGTGCATACCGTCGATCTCCTCGACCCGCCCGGCCTGGAGGGCGCCTTCGCCGGGGTCGATGCCGTGGTGCATCTGGGCGGGATCGCCGAAGAGGCGCCGCTTCCGGATCTGGTTCGGGCGAACATCCTCGGTACGCACAACGTCCTGGAGGCGGCCCGGCGCGCCGACGTGCCCCGGGTCGTGCTGGCCGGCAGCAACCGCGTCACCGGCTTCCACCCCGTCGGCCGGCAGATCGGACCGGACGATCCGGTGCGCCCGGACGGCCTGTACGGGATGAGCAAGGTGGCCGTCGAGGCGCTGGGGCAGCTGTACGCGGACAAGTTCGGCCTGTCCGTGCTCTGCCTGCGCATCGGCAGCTTCGAGCCCGAGCCGGTCGAGCCCCGCCATCTGGCCACCTGGCTCAGTCCGCGCGACTGCGTCGGCTTCGTCCGCGCCGCGCTCGCCGCACCGGCCGGCGGCGGATTCACCGCCGTCTACGCCGTCTCCGCCAACGCCCGCCGGTTCTGGGCCCTGCCCACCCCCGCCGAACTCGCCTACACCCCGGTCGACGACGCGGAGCGATACGCGGCCCGGATCCCCGGCGCGGACGCCCCCGCCGACCCGGCCGCCCCGCAGGCCGGCGCCATGGCGCTGCCGGAGTTCACGCTGCGACACCTGCGGCCGTGA
- a CDS encoding alpha/beta hydrolase: protein MPDAHASTGPFAALRRWSPPRETPVRAVVLVLPGGRAHGRQPASTRNLAYRRMVPIARSVHRATHMAGAETWLLRYRVRGWNEPERDPVQDAWWALDGIRARYPDTEVTLVGHSMGGRTALRVAGHDSVRTICALAPWIEDDEPYAQLAGRDLVVVHGTADHTTSPKASHRYALAAREVSDRVCRFELADGHAMMRRAPAWTELVRRTVVGAVTGRLDPEIARAMQTPAPDGLRAPAVNASS from the coding sequence ATGCCGGACGCGCACGCATCCACCGGGCCGTTCGCCGCCCTGCGCAGGTGGTCGCCGCCGCGCGAAACGCCCGTGCGTGCGGTCGTCCTGGTCCTGCCCGGTGGCCGGGCGCACGGCCGGCAACCCGCCTCCACCCGCAACCTGGCCTATCGACGCATGGTGCCGATAGCGCGCTCCGTACACCGCGCGACCCACATGGCGGGCGCCGAGACCTGGCTGCTGCGCTACCGGGTGCGCGGCTGGAACGAACCCGAGCGCGACCCGGTCCAGGACGCGTGGTGGGCCCTCGACGGCATCCGTGCCCGATACCCCGACACCGAGGTCACCCTCGTCGGCCACTCGATGGGCGGCCGCACCGCGCTGCGGGTGGCCGGCCACGACAGCGTGCGTACGATCTGCGCGCTGGCGCCCTGGATCGAGGACGACGAGCCGTACGCGCAACTCGCCGGCCGGGACCTGGTCGTCGTACACGGCACGGCCGACCACACCACGAGCCCGAAGGCCTCGCACCGCTACGCGCTGGCCGCGCGCGAGGTCTCCGACCGCGTCTGCCGATTCGAACTCGCCGACGGCCACGCGATGATGCGCCGCGCACCGGCCTGGACCGAACTGGTCCGCCGCACCGTGGTGGGCGCGGTAACCGGCCGCCTGGACCCCGAGATCGCCCGCGCCATGCAAACGCCGGCCCCGGACGGCCTCCGCGCCCCCGCAGTCAACGCGAGCAGCTAG
- a CDS encoding ABC transporter permease, translating to MFRFALRNVVAHRTRLAMTAVAVLLGVAFVVGTLVLSDTLGRAFKNTASKSFADVSVAVLDDNVDRAGSRAHGRPEPTLTEDTLARLRALPGVARARGVLEGFTGVVDRDGNLLGSGWTTIGTNFVPVGDGTDPRFPMRSGRGPAAAAEIALDVRTADKGGFRVGDTVRVALGGPMIAARLTGVFATDDPRVSSGGSLVLFETATAQRLLLEPGRYAEIDLVPVPGTSEATLRAAARRVVPDADNLRVASGRTLAREQVDMIEAGTRQMTIALLAFAGIALFVATFIIANTFTMLVAQRTRELALLRAVGARSGQVTRIVLFEAAAVAVIASLLGFATGIAMAGALRALLERFGAHLPAGPLIVEGRTIAVALLVGGAVTLLAAWLPARRASRIPPVAALNAVERPAGRGGLRGRGALGALVTAVGAALIVYGRSAAGDSGRVPVGLGAFLLLIGVLVLTPSLARPAVAVGTPLLDRVFGVAGRLARRNAVRNPRRTAATASALTIGLSLIAGLTMLGASIRQAVEERAIAEIAADYRIATVNGASLDAGVPAAVARVPGITAISPLIRDSVLLDGHEAAVIGVDPRGIEHLIDFDGLATSKGGRTAAADALRRGEILISADTAKRRGWGVGSVIPIGYPDGARGSVKVGGIQGDLEQLTKVTVPVALLERHTVDRDIRSVMVRIEDGGSAATTRAIERAIGDNPLVRVEDRAAIRKSFSRTVDLLLNIMYGLLAMAVLIAVLGVINTLAMSVFERRREIGMLRAIGLDRARVRTMVRVESTVISVFGAVLGLLVGAFLAWGILGTLRGKLPNLVLVVPWAGVAGFLALGVVVGVVAAVWPARTAARTDILTAIGAE from the coding sequence GTGTTTCGTTTCGCGCTGCGCAATGTCGTCGCACACCGGACCAGATTGGCGATGACCGCCGTCGCGGTGTTGCTCGGTGTGGCGTTCGTCGTGGGCACGCTCGTCCTGTCGGACACCCTGGGGCGGGCGTTCAAGAACACCGCCTCCAAGAGCTTCGCGGACGTGTCCGTCGCCGTCCTGGACGACAACGTCGACCGCGCCGGCTCGCGCGCGCACGGTCGGCCCGAACCCACACTCACCGAGGACACCCTCGCCCGGCTGCGCGCGCTGCCCGGCGTCGCGCGGGCGCGTGGTGTGCTGGAGGGGTTCACCGGAGTGGTGGACCGGGACGGCAACCTGCTCGGGTCGGGGTGGACGACGATCGGCACGAACTTCGTGCCGGTCGGCGACGGCACCGACCCCCGCTTTCCGATGCGGTCCGGGCGCGGCCCGGCCGCCGCCGCCGAGATCGCGCTCGACGTGCGCACCGCGGACAAGGGCGGCTTCCGGGTCGGCGACACCGTGCGCGTCGCGCTCGGCGGGCCGATGATCGCGGCCCGGCTGACCGGGGTGTTCGCGACCGACGACCCGCGCGTGTCGTCGGGCGGTTCGCTCGTGCTGTTCGAGACCGCGACCGCTCAGCGGCTGCTGCTCGAGCCGGGGCGCTACGCCGAGATCGACCTGGTCCCGGTCCCCGGTACGAGCGAGGCGACGTTGCGCGCCGCGGCCCGCCGGGTGGTGCCGGACGCGGACAATCTGCGGGTCGCCTCGGGACGTACGCTCGCCCGCGAGCAGGTGGACATGATCGAGGCCGGCACCCGGCAGATGACGATCGCGCTGCTCGCGTTCGCCGGCATCGCGCTGTTCGTCGCGACCTTCATCATCGCCAACACCTTCACCATGCTGGTCGCCCAACGCACCCGCGAACTGGCCCTGTTGCGCGCGGTCGGAGCCCGCAGCGGACAGGTCACCCGGATCGTGCTGTTCGAGGCCGCGGCCGTCGCCGTGATCGCCTCCCTGCTCGGCTTCGCCACCGGCATCGCGATGGCCGGCGCGCTCCGGGCGCTGCTGGAGCGATTCGGCGCGCACCTGCCCGCAGGCCCGCTGATCGTGGAGGGCCGTACGATCGCGGTCGCGTTGCTCGTGGGCGGCGCGGTCACCCTCCTCGCCGCGTGGTTGCCGGCTCGGCGGGCGTCGCGGATCCCCCCGGTCGCGGCGCTCAACGCGGTGGAGCGACCGGCGGGCCGCGGCGGACTGCGGGGTCGCGGCGCGCTGGGGGCGCTGGTGACGGCGGTCGGTGCGGCGCTCATCGTGTACGGCCGTTCGGCGGCCGGCGACAGCGGCCGGGTCCCGGTCGGGCTCGGTGCGTTCCTGCTGTTGATCGGCGTCCTCGTGCTCACCCCGTCACTGGCCCGGCCCGCCGTCGCCGTGGGCACGCCGCTGCTGGATCGTGTGTTCGGGGTGGCCGGTCGGCTGGCCCGGCGCAACGCGGTACGCAATCCCCGACGCACCGCCGCCACCGCGTCCGCGCTGACCATCGGGCTGTCCTTGATCGCCGGCCTGACCATGCTCGGCGCGTCGATCCGGCAGGCCGTCGAGGAACGGGCGATCGCCGAGATCGCCGCGGACTACCGGATCGCCACGGTCAACGGCGCCTCGCTCGACGCGGGCGTGCCGGCCGCCGTCGCCCGCGTGCCGGGGATCACCGCGATCTCGCCGCTGATCCGGGACTCGGTGCTGCTGGACGGCCACGAGGCGGCGGTGATCGGAGTGGACCCCAGGGGCATCGAGCACCTGATCGACTTCGACGGCCTCGCCACCTCCAAGGGCGGCCGTACCGCCGCCGCCGACGCGCTGCGCCGCGGCGAGATCCTGATCAGCGCCGACACCGCGAAGCGGCGGGGGTGGGGCGTCGGCTCGGTGATCCCGATCGGCTACCCCGACGGCGCCCGGGGCAGCGTCAAGGTCGGCGGCATCCAGGGCGACCTCGAACAGCTGACCAAGGTGACGGTGCCGGTCGCGCTCCTGGAGCGGCACACCGTCGACCGCGACATCCGTTCGGTCATGGTGCGCATCGAGGACGGCGGCAGCGCCGCGACCACGCGGGCCATCGAGCGCGCCATCGGCGACAACCCGCTCGTGCGGGTGGAGGACCGCGCCGCCATCCGGAAGTCCTTCAGCCGCACGGTCGACCTGCTGCTCAACATCATGTACGGGCTGCTGGCCATGGCGGTGCTGATCGCGGTGCTCGGCGTGATCAACACCCTGGCCATGTCGGTGTTCGAACGCCGCCGGGAGATCGGCATGTTGCGCGCGATCGGACTGGACCGCGCGCGGGTGCGCACGATGGTCCGGGTCGAGTCGACGGTCATCTCGGTCTTCGGTGCGGTGCTCGGTCTGCTGGTGGGGGCGTTCCTGGCCTGGGGGATCCTGGGCACGCTGCGCGGCAAGTTGCCGAATCTGGTCCTGGTCGTGCCCTGGGCCGGCGTCGCCGGATTCCTCGCCCTGGGGGTCGTCGTGGGCGTCGTCGCAGCGGTCTGGCCGGCCCGCACCGCCGCCCGCACCGACATCCTGACCGCGATCGGCGCCGAATAG
- a CDS encoding replication-associated recombination protein A: MDADLFTAAAEARQAKDPSLAPLAVRMRPRDLDEVVGQRHLLGEGSPLRRLVASESRVTAPSSVILWGPPGTGKTTLAYVVSHVTRQRFVELSAITAGVKEVRAVIEDARRHAGSQGRDTVLFLDEIHRFSKAQQDSLLPAVENRWVTLIAATTENPYFSIISPLLSRSLLLTLESLTDDDLREVVQRALGDERGLAGTLTLDSDAEEHLLRIAGGDARRVLTALEAGAGSAADKGEESITLATLESAVDRAAVRYDRDGDQHYDVASALIKSIRGSDVDAALHYLARMVEAGEDPRFIARRLMISASEDIGMADPTAIQVAVAAAQAVALIGFPEARITLSQAVIHLALAPKSNAAYLAIDAALADVRKGLAGPVPPHLRDGHYKGAAKLGHAQGYIYPHDDPDGVAAQQYAPDAIHGRTYYEPTRHGAEARYADITTWLRTRLNTPTPPTS; encoded by the coding sequence GTGGATGCCGATCTCTTTACTGCCGCCGCCGAGGCGCGGCAGGCCAAGGACCCCTCGCTTGCGCCGCTTGCCGTGCGGATGCGGCCGCGTGATCTGGACGAGGTGGTCGGGCAGCGGCACCTGCTGGGTGAAGGGTCGCCGTTGCGTCGGCTGGTGGCGTCGGAGAGTCGGGTCACCGCGCCGAGTTCGGTGATCTTGTGGGGCCCGCCCGGTACCGGCAAGACCACGCTCGCCTATGTGGTCAGCCACGTCACCCGTCAGCGGTTCGTGGAATTGTCCGCGATCACGGCGGGCGTCAAGGAGGTGCGCGCGGTGATCGAGGACGCGCGTCGGCACGCCGGGTCCCAGGGGCGGGACACGGTGCTCTTCCTCGACGAGATCCACCGCTTCTCCAAGGCCCAGCAGGATTCGCTGTTGCCGGCCGTGGAGAACCGCTGGGTGACGCTGATCGCGGCGACCACCGAGAATCCCTACTTTTCGATCATCAGCCCGCTGCTGTCCCGGTCGCTCCTGCTGACCCTGGAGTCGTTGACGGACGACGATCTGCGCGAGGTGGTGCAACGTGCGCTCGGCGACGAACGGGGTCTGGCCGGGACGCTCACCCTCGACTCCGACGCCGAGGAGCACCTGCTGCGGATCGCGGGTGGTGACGCGCGGCGTGTCCTGACCGCGCTGGAGGCGGGTGCGGGGTCGGCCGCCGACAAGGGCGAGGAGTCGATCACCCTGGCCACGCTGGAGAGCGCGGTGGACCGGGCGGCGGTGCGGTACGACCGGGACGGGGATCAGCACTACGACGTGGCGAGCGCGTTGATCAAGTCGATCCGAGGTTCGGACGTGGACGCGGCGCTGCACTACCTCGCGCGGATGGTCGAGGCGGGGGAGGACCCGCGCTTCATCGCCCGGCGGTTGATGATCTCGGCGAGCGAGGACATCGGGATGGCCGATCCGACCGCCATCCAGGTCGCGGTGGCCGCCGCGCAGGCGGTTGCGCTGATCGGCTTTCCCGAGGCGCGGATCACGCTGTCCCAGGCGGTCATCCACCTCGCCCTCGCCCCCAAGTCGAACGCGGCCTACCTCGCGATCGACGCCGCACTCGCCGACGTCCGGAAGGGACTGGCCGGCCCCGTCCCGCCGCACCTGCGGGACGGGCACTACAAGGGCGCCGCCAAACTCGGCCACGCGCAGGGCTACATCTATCCGCACGACGACCCCGACGGCGTGGCGGCTCAGCAATACGCGCCCGACGCCATCCACGGCCGCACCTACTACGAGCCCACCCGCCACGGCGCCGAGGCCCGCTACGCCGACATCACCACGTGGCTCCGCACCCGCCTGAACACGCCGACCCCGCCGACGTCCTGA
- a CDS encoding vWA domain-containing protein, whose amino-acid sequence MPFSLFGRKKSKPAPSPADPPTVGATPSATVRSGSGSAVSLDKIERSAPGLVSLYKAAGVSLEKNRLAGVRAAVYLVLDRSGSMAPFYKNGSVQALADRVLAAAAHFDDDGTVPVIFFDTKAYAAEEISLDNYGGRIAALHKKLGHMGTTDYVSAMEAVIAHYRSCGATDPAFVIFQTDGAPNNAKAAEKTLCKAAELPIFWQFIGFGRDEFRFLHRLDDLPAPKFRVVDNAGFFEAGADPRRMPDATLYDNLMNEFPEWLQTAKSAGVLN is encoded by the coding sequence ATGCCCTTCTCGCTGTTCGGTCGCAAGAAGTCGAAGCCCGCACCGTCCCCGGCGGATCCGCCCACGGTCGGCGCGACACCCTCGGCCACCGTGCGCAGCGGCAGCGGCTCGGCGGTCAGCCTCGACAAGATCGAGCGTTCCGCGCCCGGTCTGGTCAGCCTCTACAAGGCGGCCGGGGTCAGCCTGGAGAAGAACAGGCTGGCCGGCGTGCGGGCGGCGGTCTACCTGGTGCTCGACCGCTCGGGCAGCATGGCGCCGTTCTACAAGAACGGCAGCGTCCAGGCGCTCGCCGACCGGGTGTTGGCCGCAGCCGCGCACTTCGACGACGACGGCACGGTTCCGGTGATCTTCTTCGACACGAAGGCATACGCGGCCGAGGAGATCTCGCTGGACAACTACGGCGGCCGCATCGCCGCGCTGCACAAGAAGCTCGGCCACATGGGCACCACCGACTACGTGTCCGCGATGGAGGCGGTGATCGCGCACTACCGCTCGTGCGGCGCGACCGACCCGGCCTTCGTGATCTTCCAGACCGACGGGGCGCCGAACAACGCCAAGGCCGCAGAGAAGACCCTGTGCAAGGCGGCCGAACTGCCCATCTTCTGGCAGTTCATCGGCTTCGGACGAGACGAATTCCGCTTCCTGCACCGCCTCGACGACCTGCCCGCACCGAAGTTCCGCGTGGTCGACAACGCAGGCTTCTTCGAAGCAGGCGCCGACCCCCGCCGCATGCCCGACGCGACCCTGTACGACAACCTGATGAACGAATTCCCCGAATGGCTCCAAACAGCCAAATCAGCCGGCGTCCTGAACTGA